Below is a window of Hydrogenimonas sp. DNA.
TTGGCTTTGGCGAATAACTCTTTTACCGCAGTCTCGATGCTGTTCTTTCTCTCATCTTCCACTTTTTCGGTTTCAATTTTGGGTTTCGGTGTCTCCGCATAGAGATTTACCCCTACGATCATATCCGTCAGATCGGACTGTGTGGGGGCGACGGGAAGCGGGTTCAAAGCCCCACCGTCGACCAAAACCATATTACCCATCTTGACCGGAGTGAAAACGGACGGTATCGCTATTGAGGCGCGTATCGATTCAAGCAGGTTTCCTTTCTGGAACCAGACCTCCTTTTTTCTGACTATGTCGGTCGCGACCGCGGTAAATTTTATGGGAAGATCTTCAATATCCACCTCCCCGATCATCTTCGAGAGCCTGTCGAATACCTTCTCCCCTTCTATAATGCCGCCACTGGAGAAGGATATATCCAGAAGGTAGGCTACATCGAGTGCATCCAGCCCAAGGACCCACTCTCTATACTCGTCCAGTTTTCCGCACGCATACAGCCCCCCTATCAAAGCGCCCATAGAGGCTCCGCTTATTGAGGCTATCTCGTATCCCCTCTTCTCAAGAATCTCGATGACCCCGATATGGGCATACCCCCGTGCACCGCCGCTGCCCAAAACCAGGGATATCCTCCTCTTAGCCATCTCCTCTCCTCATACCCGAAAGAAATATATCGACAACCTCGGAAGCATCCTCGTCCAGCTCTCCTCCGCTGTTGAGCCAATACTCTATGAAGCCGGTCGTGTAGGCATTGAAGAGATAGGCAGTTTTCAGGTGATCCTTATTTTTGAGTGGCTCACTTGCATCCAGCCGTGCGAAGATCTCTGATAGATAGAGGTAAATCGGAGCGGCAGGCTCGCTTTTGCGGGTATTCATCTTCAAAAAAAAGAGCGGATCTCCTACTACCGGATGTTCGATCGCCTCCTTTTTGGAAGCGAAAGCCGAAAACTTGAGCTCTACGAACTTCTCAAGCGCTTCCCGCGGATCGTCGATACCGGTAGATGCGGATATCAACTCTTCGTGGAATCTCTTTATCTGGTACTCTATATATTCGAAAAAGAGTTCATCCTTTGATGGAAAGAGATTGTACAGGGCGCCGACAGACAGCCCTGTGTGTTCCGCAATATCCTGCATTTTCACATTGTCAAAACCAACCTCTTCGAAATATTCGGAGACCTTCTGCAGTACGAGACTTTTCTTCGTTTCGATCACCTTCTCTCTTATCAACTCTTTCACGCAGCAACCTTGAATAATGGAGTATCTCATTTTGTACCGTCCAGGCCGGAAACGAAGCTTCATGCAGCGCGGCATTGACTGTAACGGCTTCCGTAGACGACACTTAATTCTATTTTATAAATGATCTTCTTAAATCAGAATAAATTAATTATTTTGTGAATATAATTCACTGATATCGGATAGGGTTCGTAATTTAGGAACTGACCTTACGCAAAATCCGCACGCCGTGCGGGATTTGCCCTGCTGGACGCTGCAAAATATCTAAAAACCGCTAACGCCTTCGGCGCCCTTACGGGCAAGCGCGGTTTTTTGAACGATATTTTTCCGCTCAAATCCCGGGGCTGACAAATTTTGCGTAAGGTCAGTTAGGAAAATATGCCTACATGGGTGCAAAAGGAGCGAAATGGGCAGAAGAGTCGGAACGCTTATAATTCTAGTACTTGTTGTTCTGTTTGCCTACGGCGGATACAGGTATTTCTCTTTCCGCTCCGCAAATGCCGTCAGCGAAGCGGCTTTCATAAAGAGTGACAGGCTTGCCAACCTCACATTCAAAGTTGACGGCAAGGTGACTGAAATGTTGAAAAAAGAGAATGAGCCGGTGAAAGAGGGTGAGCTGCTCGCGGTGATCGACCCTACGGACCTGAAGGTCGCCAAGGAGGAGCTTCTTCATATCATAGAGAGCCTTGTAAAGTCGACGGATGCCATGGAGTTGAAAAAGAGACGGCTCAAGGAGTCACTGGCCCTTGAAACATCTATAGCCGGAAGTGACAACGAATCGGTAACGATGAAGCTCAAATCTCTCGGCTTCAGGATAAAGGCCGCAGAGACGAAGCTGGAAAAGCTGGACAAAGATACGCTCAGATACGAAAAGATGCTCCGAAAGAGGCTCATAGCCTCATCCGATTTCGAGTCGGTCCGTACCGAAAGAGACTCCCTTTCTGATGAGATAGAGGGGATGAGAAGAGAGTACGACGCTCTCAAGGCGGCGGAAAAGGCATCGAGAGAGAGATACAGGCTTGCCATGGTACAGCAGCGGACGATAGAGGAGCTGCAAAAAGGCATAGAAGCCAAGAGAGAGGAGCTGAAGTCGCGCAGGGAGGCACTATCCGACATAGAGAACAAGATAGGCTACACCAGGCTATATGCTCCGTTTGACGGTGTTATAGCGAAGAGATATTTCGAAGCGCCGCTTGTAGTTGAAAAAGGGACACCCGTCTATGCTCTGATAGACCCTTCGGCTCTATACTGCGAAGTGCTTCTCTCCGAGAAGAAGATGAGGGGGGTAAAGCCGGGCAACCCGGTTACTATTACAGTAGACGCGTTGGAGGGGAGAGAGATAAGCGGTAAAGTAGAGTCTATTGCACCGGTATCCGCCTCAACCTTCTCTCTGGTACCGAGAGATATAGCCAGCGGAGAGTTCACCAAGCTCGACCAGCGTTTCAAGATACGCATCTCGATAGAGGAGACCGAAGGCCTCAGGTCGGGCATGAGCGCTTCCGTAGCGATCGAAAGGAGATAGGTTGGCACTTCCGGCTGAAGATGTCGAGCTTGAAAACAGAAAGAAACCGTGGGATATAACACCCAAAGAGCGGGCGATTTTCAGCATCATCGTCATGACCGGGGCTTTCATGGCGATTCTGGACACCACCGTCGTCGATGTCATAGTACCGAAACTCACCGGGCCGCTGGCAACCGATATGTACGGTGTCCAGTGGATAATTACAAGCTATATGATCTCCGCCGCAATAGCGCTTTTGATAACCGAATACCTGATAAAAAGATACGGTGCGAAGAGTGTCTTTTTATCCGGAGTTCTACTCTTCTCTGTAGCCTCTCTCTTTTGCGGTCTTGCGGACACTCTCGAGCATATGATCGTATTCAGGGTTTTACAGGGTGTCGGAGAAGCCTTTATCATGGTGACGAGTCACATAATGATCTTCAGCTATTTCCCGCCTCACAGACAGGGGCTGGCGATGGGACTTTTCGGGCTCGGTGTAAGTTTCGCTCCGGCACTTGGACCGACTATCGGCGGTTATCTTACGGAGTACTACAGTTGGAGAATGGTCTTCTACATAAATGTGCCGGTAGGTGTACTCCTGATAGTCTCCGGCCTTGTATTTCTC
It encodes the following:
- a CDS encoding UPF0028 protein YchK, whose translation is MGSGGARGYAHIGVIEILEKRGYEIASISGASMGALIGGLYACGKLDEYREWVLGLDALDVAYLLDISFSSGGIIEGEKVFDRLSKMIGEVDIEDLPIKFTAVATDIVRKKEVWFQKGNLLESIRASIAIPSVFTPVKMGNMVLVDGGALNPLPVAPTQSDLTDMIVGVNLYAETPKPKIETEKVEDERKNSIETAVKELFAKAKEEKKFTMFDVLDKTFDTMQDALTRYRIAGYPPDVMVNISMNVCSTFDFHKAAEVIEAGRMAASEVIEELDSGPLQRREHES
- a CDS encoding transcriptional regulator, TetR family, which translates into the protein MKELIREKVIETKKSLVLQKVSEYFEEVGFDNVKMQDIAEHTGLSVGALYNLFPSKDELFFEYIEYQIKRFHEELISASTGIDDPREALEKFVELKFSAFASKKEAIEHPVVGDPLFFLKMNTRKSEPAAPIYLYLSEIFARLDASEPLKNKDHLKTAYLFNAYTTGFIEYWLNSGGELDEDASEVVDIFLSGMRRGDG
- a CDS encoding secretion protein HlyD family protein, giving the protein MGRRVGTLIILVLVVLFAYGGYRYFSFRSANAVSEAAFIKSDRLANLTFKVDGKVTEMLKKENEPVKEGELLAVIDPTDLKVAKEELLHIIESLVKSTDAMELKKRRLKESLALETSIAGSDNESVTMKLKSLGFRIKAAETKLEKLDKDTLRYEKMLRKRLIASSDFESVRTERDSLSDEIEGMRREYDALKAAEKASRERYRLAMVQQRTIEELQKGIEAKREELKSRREALSDIENKIGYTRLYAPFDGVIAKRYFEAPLVVEKGTPVYALIDPSALYCEVLLSEKKMRGVKPGNPVTITVDALEGREISGKVESIAPVSASTFSLVPRDIASGEFTKLDQRFKIRISIEETEGLRSGMSASVAIERR